In Rahnella sikkimica, one DNA window encodes the following:
- a CDS encoding pentapeptide MXKDX repeat protein: MKKLTVMMMSACLMMGAVSTTYAADAMMKKDTMGHMSKDCMKKDSMSKDSMAKDSMGKDCMSKDKMSKDHMSKDAMKKDSMSKDGMKKDAMSQ, from the coding sequence ATGAAAAAGTTAACCGTAATGATGATGTCTGCCTGTCTGATGATGGGCGCAGTGAGCACCACCTACGCCGCTGACGCGATGATGAAAAAAGACACCATGGGTCACATGTCCAAAGACTGTATGAAAAAGGACAGCATGAGCAAAGACTCGATGGCGAAAGACAGCATGGGCAAAGACTGTATGTCCAAAGACAAAATGTCTAAAGACCACATGTCAAAAGACGCGATGAAGAAAGACAGCATGTCGAAAGATGGCATGAAAAAAGATGCAATGAGCCAGTAA